One Echinicola strongylocentroti DNA window includes the following coding sequences:
- the ispF gene encoding 2-C-methyl-D-erythritol 2,4-cyclodiphosphate synthase, producing MNKFRIGFGYDVHQLRKGCDFWLGGIKLPHSKGAVGHSDADVLIHVICDALLGAANLRDIGYHFSDQDPEYKGIDSKILLAKVMKMIRAKGYEIGNLDTTICLQLPKVNPHIDRMKNCLAEVMAIVEDDISIKATTTEKLGFVGKQDGVSAYCTALIYKND from the coding sequence ATGAATAAATTTAGAATTGGATTTGGTTATGATGTACACCAGCTTCGGAAGGGCTGTGATTTTTGGTTAGGTGGAATAAAACTTCCACACAGTAAAGGCGCTGTAGGACATTCTGACGCAGATGTGTTGATTCATGTCATCTGCGATGCGTTACTGGGCGCTGCCAATTTAAGGGACATTGGTTATCACTTTTCGGACCAGGATCCTGAATACAAAGGCATTGACAGTAAAATCCTACTGGCCAAAGTAATGAAAATGATCCGTGCAAAAGGATACGAAATCGGCAACTTGGACACCACCATCTGCCTGCAACTCCCAAAAGTAAATCCTCACATCGATAGGATGAAAAACTGCCTCGCTGAAGTCATGGCCATCGTAGAGGATGATATCTCCATCAAGGCCACCACGACAGAGAAACTTGGTTTCGTAGGCAAACAAGATGGGGTTTCTGCGTATTGCACAGCACTAATCTATAAAAATGACTGA
- a CDS encoding M16 family metallopeptidase, protein MINYEQYVLDNGLRVVIHPDHSTKMAVTNIIYKVGSRNEISGKTGLAHYFEHLMFGGSKNVSSFDSALERVGGECNAFTNTDITNYYITLPATNIETAFWLESDRMFQLNLSKKTIETQRKVVIEEFKQRYLNQPYGDTMHLMRGLCYETHPYQWPTIGKDVHDIEGFCEDDIRAFYQYHYAPNNAILVVAGDVDTEEVLAMVKKWFGPIPAAKKPQSAIAQEPVQDKKRALHHFADVPTDAFYKAYHMPARMGKGYLECDLVTDILGFGRSSLLEQRLVKNTNIFASCNAYILGSVDPGLMVFSGKMEKGKSAEEAEKALDETLQEFLESTISQETLDKVKNQAEAMKTYESIQLINRAMTLAYYTQLGSPDIYQMEYDRKTAISADQISEMARTTIKESNASVLYYKSNKQ, encoded by the coding sequence ATGATCAATTACGAGCAATACGTGTTAGACAATGGCCTTCGTGTGGTGATCCATCCAGATCACAGTACTAAAATGGCCGTGACCAATATTATATATAAAGTTGGCTCGAGAAATGAAATATCAGGTAAAACAGGCCTTGCCCACTATTTTGAGCACTTGATGTTTGGAGGGTCCAAGAATGTCTCCAGCTTTGACAGTGCTTTGGAGCGGGTGGGAGGAGAATGTAATGCCTTCACCAACACCGATATCACCAATTATTATATCACGCTCCCTGCTACGAATATCGAAACGGCCTTTTGGCTAGAGTCTGACCGGATGTTTCAGTTAAACCTGAGCAAAAAGACCATCGAAACACAGCGAAAGGTCGTCATTGAAGAGTTTAAGCAGCGCTACCTAAATCAGCCATACGGTGATACCATGCACTTGATGAGGGGACTTTGCTATGAAACCCATCCTTACCAATGGCCGACCATCGGCAAGGACGTGCATGATATTGAAGGATTTTGTGAAGATGATATCCGGGCTTTTTACCAATACCACTATGCTCCCAACAACGCCATCTTGGTCGTTGCAGGTGATGTCGATACCGAAGAGGTGCTCGCAATGGTGAAGAAATGGTTCGGCCCTATTCCTGCCGCTAAAAAGCCACAATCAGCCATCGCCCAAGAACCTGTTCAAGACAAAAAACGTGCCCTCCATCACTTCGCCGATGTGCCTACGGATGCCTTCTACAAGGCCTACCATATGCCCGCAAGAATGGGAAAGGGGTATTTGGAATGCGATTTGGTGACGGACATCTTGGGTTTTGGGAGGTCCTCTTTGCTAGAACAAAGATTGGTTAAAAACACCAATATTTTCGCTTCTTGCAATGCCTACATCTTAGGCTCTGTAGACCCGGGACTGATGGTTTTTTCTGGTAAAATGGAAAAAGGAAAATCTGCTGAAGAGGCTGAAAAAGCATTGGACGAAACACTTCAGGAGTTTCTCGAAAGCACCATTTCCCAAGAAACCCTCGACAAGGTCAAAAACCAGGCGGAAGCCATGAAAACCTATGAATCCATACAGCTGATCAACAGGGCAATGACATTGGCCTATTACACACAACTGGGATCACCGGATATTTATCAAATGGAATATGATCGTAAAACGGCCATCTCTGCTGACCAAATTTCCGAAATGGCACGCACCACTATCAAAGAATCCAATGCTTCTGTGCTGTATTATAAAAGCAACAAACAGTAG
- a CDS encoding heavy-metal-associated domain-containing protein, which translates to MIKLKTNIKCAGCIEAVSPKLDALPNSEWNVDLDDPEKKLTLTGDATVEDVKAALEAAGFSGEAIG; encoded by the coding sequence ATGATCAAGCTAAAAACCAATATCAAATGCGCTGGATGCATCGAAGCCGTCAGCCCAAAGCTGGATGCCCTTCCCAACAGTGAATGGAATGTCGATCTCGATGATCCAGAGAAAAAATTGACCTTAACCGGTGATGCCACGGTAGAAGACGTAAAAGCGGCTTTGGAAGCGGCAGGCTTCTCAGGAGAAGCGATTGGATAA
- a CDS encoding heavy metal translocating P-type ATPase yields the protein MSNKIEWPVTGMTCAGCANTVEKTLNKQQGVKKASVNFANHTALLELEENTDPSLLQQSVRDAGYDLLIQQDEEDPEALQRNAYQQLRKNTFAAGVLVVPVFVIGMFLSTIPYANMIMWLLTTPVLFVFGRQFFTNALRQAKHGAANMDTLVAISTGVAYLYSTFNTFLPEWLAQRGIEPHVYFEAAGVIIFLILLGRMLESGAKAGTTEALKKLMGLQPSEVTIIASGQEQTKKTSEVVPGEMVLVKPGQKIPLDGKITDGNSFVDESMLTGEPLPAEKKQDSKVFAGTINQQGSFVFTVEQAGHETVLSQIIQKIKEAQGSKAPVQGLVDKITAVFVPVVIAIALLSLVVWGFSGAENPWLHGMLAFITVLVIACPCALGLATPTAIMAGIGKGASLGMLIKDAESLQAGQAVDTIILDKTGTITSGKPEVKALQFSPDITQPQKEQEVLLAMEAKSEHPLALAVTQYLKEADKAAIDQFQSHTGNGVTAIAGGIAYAIGKKSWLLQNGYKPDPTLTEAEENGLANGEIVIHMAKGDKLIAVIRITDQLKPGSEAAVSELQEMGLDVHMLTGDQEKTAAIIAKSVHIKHYKAGLLPSEKADYIRALQAAGHQVAMIGDGINDSEALAIADLSIAMGKGTDIAMDVAKVTLMHGDLRQVPEMLRLTKRTIKTIRQNLFWAFIYNAIGIPIAAGVLYPAFGFLLNPMIAGAAMALSSVSVVTNSLRLKKG from the coding sequence ATGAGCAATAAAATAGAATGGCCTGTGACCGGCATGACTTGTGCAGGCTGCGCCAATACCGTAGAAAAGACCCTAAACAAGCAACAAGGCGTAAAAAAAGCCAGTGTCAATTTTGCCAATCATACCGCACTGCTTGAACTAGAGGAAAACACCGACCCAAGCCTCCTCCAGCAATCTGTGCGGGATGCTGGCTATGACCTCCTTATTCAGCAGGACGAAGAAGACCCAGAAGCCCTCCAACGGAACGCATACCAACAACTCCGAAAAAACACCTTTGCAGCAGGAGTGCTAGTCGTCCCTGTATTCGTGATTGGTATGTTTCTCTCTACCATCCCCTATGCCAATATGATCATGTGGCTGTTGACCACTCCCGTGCTCTTCGTATTTGGCAGGCAGTTTTTTACCAATGCGCTTCGCCAAGCCAAACACGGCGCTGCCAATATGGACACCTTGGTCGCCATCAGTACTGGCGTGGCCTATCTTTACAGCACGTTCAACACGTTCCTGCCGGAATGGCTGGCGCAAAGGGGAATCGAACCACATGTGTACTTTGAAGCGGCGGGAGTTATTATCTTCCTGATCCTGTTGGGCAGGATGCTGGAGTCAGGAGCCAAAGCAGGCACCACCGAAGCCCTCAAAAAACTAATGGGCCTCCAACCCAGTGAAGTCACCATTATTGCCAGTGGTCAAGAGCAGACCAAGAAGACCAGCGAAGTAGTTCCAGGGGAAATGGTCTTGGTCAAACCTGGCCAAAAAATCCCATTGGACGGAAAGATTACGGACGGCAATAGCTTCGTGGATGAAAGTATGCTTACAGGAGAACCCCTTCCTGCAGAAAAAAAGCAGGATTCAAAGGTATTTGCAGGCACGATCAACCAACAAGGCAGTTTTGTCTTTACAGTGGAGCAGGCAGGTCACGAGACGGTTCTTTCGCAAATCATCCAAAAGATCAAAGAAGCCCAAGGCTCCAAAGCCCCTGTACAGGGACTGGTGGATAAAATCACGGCGGTATTTGTGCCAGTGGTCATTGCCATCGCACTGCTTTCGCTTGTAGTTTGGGGATTTAGCGGAGCCGAAAACCCTTGGTTACATGGGATGCTGGCATTTATCACCGTATTGGTGATTGCCTGCCCTTGTGCCCTTGGCCTGGCCACGCCCACAGCCATCATGGCCGGTATTGGCAAAGGAGCCTCTCTGGGAATGCTCATCAAGGATGCCGAGAGCCTCCAAGCAGGTCAAGCCGTGGACACCATCATCTTGGACAAAACCGGCACCATCACCTCCGGCAAACCGGAAGTAAAAGCACTTCAATTCAGCCCTGACATTACCCAGCCACAAAAGGAACAGGAAGTGCTCTTGGCCATGGAAGCCAAAAGCGAACACCCGCTGGCACTGGCCGTAACCCAATACTTAAAAGAAGCTGACAAAGCCGCTATCGACCAATTCCAGTCCCATACTGGCAATGGCGTGACGGCTATAGCTGGAGGAATTGCTTATGCAATCGGTAAAAAAAGCTGGTTGCTCCAAAATGGATATAAGCCCGACCCCACCCTCACGGAAGCCGAAGAAAACGGCCTTGCCAATGGGGAAATAGTCATCCACATGGCAAAAGGAGACAAGCTCATTGCCGTCATCCGCATTACCGACCAACTCAAACCTGGCTCGGAAGCCGCCGTCTCTGAGCTCCAAGAAATGGGACTGGATGTGCATATGCTTACCGGAGACCAAGAAAAGACAGCTGCCATCATTGCCAAATCGGTCCATATCAAACACTATAAAGCAGGCTTGCTCCCATCAGAAAAAGCCGATTATATCCGTGCTTTGCAAGCCGCTGGACACCAGGTAGCCATGATCGGAGACGGCATCAATGACAGCGAGGCACTCGCCATTGCCGACCTCAGCATTGCCATGGGCAAAGGAACAGACATCGCCATGGACGTCGCCAAAGTGACCTTGATGCACGGTGACCTTAGGCAAGTTCCCGAGATGCTCCGGCTCACCAAAAGAACCATCAAAACGATTCGTCAAAACCTCTTTTGGGCCTTTATCTACAATGCTATCGGCATACCTATTGCAGCAGGGGTACTGTACCCGGCATTTGGCTTTCTGCTAAATCCCATGATCGCTGGCGCTGCCATGGCACTGAGCTCTGTCTCTGTCGTCACCAACAGCCTTCGCCTGAAAAAGGGATGA
- the bshC gene encoding bacillithiol biosynthesis cysteine-adding enzyme BshC, translating into MLKSTVEPECTGQFSPLFIDYIRQQEKLAPFYNAFPKLENFGSVIHNRQFDSSKRAVLVEALKAQYEGGEISEKVAGNVAALENDKTFTVTTGHQLNLFTGPLYFIYKIVSTINLAKQLGAAYPAYRFVPVYWMASEDHDFEEINYFYYAGKKYSWNTTQKGAVGDFELDGSMEELLKEASFVPDFFKEAYRKNTTLAEAVRQYVHHLFGDQGLVIVDGHDRKLKELFIPVIKEELCSGKANDLVNAQSQKLEELGYKSQIFPREINFFYLDKGVRSRIVKTKEGFEVLDTGKAFAEEELLKLVEEDPARFSPNVVLRPLYQEYILPNIAYLGGPAEVAYWLQLKSVFDHYEVDYPMVMPRNFAMIKNVKAQRKAAALGLDEQALFAPYDELKKRHVKANAQSDLDLTEEKRALSAVFEHLGDEAAEIDTTLKHSAEAAKVRALKVLEHFGNKLRQGEERKMDVALRRLKEVKEILFPGGTPQERKVNFLEFYLADEQFIDGLYAHFDPLDFNYMILEQDG; encoded by the coding sequence ATGTTGAAATCTACTGTAGAGCCCGAGTGTACCGGGCAGTTTTCACCATTGTTTATCGATTATATCCGGCAGCAAGAGAAGCTTGCTCCTTTCTACAATGCTTTTCCGAAGTTGGAGAATTTCGGGTCTGTCATCCACAACAGGCAATTCGATTCCTCCAAGCGAGCAGTGCTAGTGGAGGCATTGAAAGCGCAGTATGAAGGGGGCGAAATAAGTGAGAAGGTGGCAGGAAATGTCGCTGCATTGGAGAATGACAAGACTTTTACGGTGACTACAGGACACCAGCTCAACCTGTTTACCGGGCCGCTGTACTTTATTTACAAGATTGTGTCTACGATCAACCTTGCCAAGCAATTGGGAGCGGCTTATCCAGCATACCGCTTTGTGCCGGTGTATTGGATGGCGTCGGAGGATCATGATTTTGAAGAGATCAATTACTTCTATTACGCAGGGAAGAAATATAGCTGGAACACCACCCAAAAGGGAGCCGTGGGGGATTTTGAACTAGATGGATCCATGGAGGAGCTGCTGAAGGAGGCGAGTTTCGTGCCCGATTTTTTCAAGGAAGCCTATCGCAAAAATACCACCTTGGCGGAGGCGGTGAGACAGTATGTCCATCACCTATTTGGTGACCAAGGCCTGGTGATCGTGGATGGCCATGACCGAAAGCTGAAAGAGCTGTTTATACCTGTCATCAAAGAGGAGTTGTGCTCCGGAAAGGCCAATGACTTGGTCAATGCCCAGTCGCAAAAACTGGAGGAACTGGGCTACAAGAGCCAGATTTTCCCCCGGGAAATCAATTTTTTCTATCTTGACAAAGGCGTCCGTAGCCGGATTGTAAAGACAAAGGAAGGATTTGAGGTGCTGGATACAGGGAAGGCTTTTGCAGAAGAAGAGTTACTCAAGTTAGTCGAGGAAGATCCTGCCAGATTTAGTCCAAATGTAGTGCTACGGCCACTCTACCAAGAATATATTTTACCCAATATCGCCTACCTTGGAGGACCTGCCGAGGTGGCCTATTGGCTACAGCTGAAAAGTGTGTTTGATCATTATGAGGTGGACTACCCCATGGTGATGCCCCGGAATTTTGCCATGATCAAAAATGTAAAGGCACAGCGAAAAGCAGCCGCACTAGGGCTGGATGAGCAGGCGTTATTTGCCCCTTACGATGAGTTGAAAAAGCGCCATGTAAAGGCCAATGCTCAGTCGGATTTGGACCTGACGGAAGAAAAGAGAGCTCTCTCAGCGGTATTTGAACACTTGGGGGATGAAGCAGCCGAAATAGACACCACCTTGAAGCATTCTGCGGAAGCAGCAAAGGTGAGGGCACTGAAGGTATTGGAGCATTTTGGCAACAAGCTACGCCAAGGCGAAGAAAGGAAGATGGACGTGGCCCTGAGACGCCTTAAGGAGGTCAAGGAAATCTTATTCCCGGGAGGTACTCCTCAAGAGCGGAAAGTTAATTTCCTTGAATTTTACCTAGCAGATGAACAGTTTATAGATGGTCTTTATGCGCATTTTGATCCATTGGATTTTAATTATATGATATTGGAACAGGATGGATGA
- a CDS encoding 5-formyltetrahydrofolate cyclo-ligase, with protein sequence MDEKSLLRKRYKEKRKALGAKRKADLDASIMSQVMEYCRAHRRFQHFHIFLPISKMSEIDTFPVVKALLAEGKRVYTSVTDHVAGGMTTVEIFSDTQYINDQWGIPVPIEAKKVDEIRIDVVFVPLLVCDLKGNRIGYGKGFYDRFLAGLSPEVFKVGLSYFVPEVSISAEAHDIPLDICILPSGIIEFN encoded by the coding sequence ATGGATGAAAAGAGCCTGCTAAGAAAGCGCTATAAGGAAAAAAGAAAAGCACTTGGTGCCAAGCGAAAAGCTGATCTGGATGCCAGTATCATGAGCCAAGTGATGGAATATTGCCGTGCGCATCGGAGGTTTCAGCATTTTCATATTTTTTTGCCTATTTCGAAGATGTCCGAGATTGACACTTTTCCAGTGGTCAAGGCCCTGCTGGCAGAAGGAAAGCGGGTTTACACTTCGGTGACCGATCATGTGGCTGGTGGGATGACCACCGTTGAGATTTTTTCAGATACCCAGTACATCAACGACCAATGGGGGATTCCTGTGCCCATTGAGGCCAAAAAAGTAGATGAAATTCGTATTGATGTTGTTTTTGTGCCACTTTTGGTATGCGATTTGAAAGGCAATCGCATTGGATATGGCAAGGGGTTTTATGACCGCTTTTTGGCGGGTTTGTCTCCCGAGGTATTTAAAGTAGGTTTGTCGTACTTTGTACCGGAAGTATCCATCTCGGCAGAAGCGCATGACATCCCATTGGATATTTGTATTTTGCCGAGCGGAATTATTGAATTCAACTAA
- a CDS encoding sugar phosphate isomerase/epimerase family protein codes for MTNPIWIMTSAFDQLSLDEVIKRGNEIGVQGLDVCVFRKDGTRDDFVATHLDYDHFTLDTAKEVLDKFNSAQLRLSIGAFDNLIGGDPAQRIKNQNHLLKLIRIAHLMGGDANDVKVGTFVGYNHELGNQENGFEKNLEEYAKVFGPIIKYAEDLGVTVLYENCPMEGWRSAGYTGTFNNLPGVLAARKLMYAMIPSKAHGEIYDPSHDVWQHTDPVEVIKHTDLDRLKRIHVKSTRNNADPFWGNMYPTQLVNKSLADSAGVPTTEHEWDRHHYEATLPGFGVGDSMDWRRFITTLQEKGFSGPFEIENEAGLSKGTGNMAAIMQGYKATVLNLSPLLWPLTEAGYQYPAEDFKEMKALAGKDIPVVTMEELG; via the coding sequence ATGACCAATCCCATTTGGATAATGACTTCAGCGTTTGATCAGCTTAGCTTGGATGAAGTGATCAAGAGGGGCAATGAAATAGGCGTTCAGGGACTTGATGTGTGCGTCTTCCGAAAGGACGGCACACGGGATGATTTTGTGGCGACGCATTTGGATTATGATCATTTTACCCTTGATACGGCCAAGGAAGTGCTGGATAAGTTTAACAGTGCTCAGCTGCGGCTTTCTATTGGGGCTTTTGACAACCTTATCGGTGGCGATCCTGCCCAGCGGATAAAAAACCAAAACCATTTATTGAAGCTCATCCGAATAGCACACCTGATGGGAGGAGATGCCAATGATGTGAAAGTGGGGACCTTTGTGGGGTATAACCATGAACTGGGCAATCAGGAGAATGGTTTTGAGAAAAACCTGGAGGAGTACGCCAAGGTTTTCGGTCCGATCATCAAGTATGCAGAAGATTTGGGCGTGACGGTACTGTACGAAAATTGTCCTATGGAAGGTTGGCGGTCTGCTGGCTATACGGGGACTTTCAATAACCTCCCCGGTGTACTGGCAGCGCGTAAGCTGATGTATGCCATGATCCCCAGCAAGGCACATGGTGAGATCTATGATCCATCGCACGACGTGTGGCAGCATACAGATCCGGTAGAGGTGATCAAACATACCGATTTGGATCGCCTGAAGCGGATCCACGTAAAGTCTACCCGAAACAATGCAGACCCGTTTTGGGGAAATATGTACCCGACCCAATTGGTCAATAAATCCCTGGCGGATAGCGCTGGTGTACCTACTACAGAGCATGAATGGGACCGTCATCATTATGAAGCCACCTTGCCGGGTTTTGGTGTAGGAGATAGTATGGATTGGCGGCGATTTATCACTACGCTGCAAGAGAAGGGCTTTTCGGGGCCTTTTGAAATAGAAAATGAAGCGGGGCTCTCCAAGGGAACCGGAAATATGGCCGCCATCATGCAGGGCTACAAGGCCACCGTGCTTAATCTCAGTCCACTGCTATGGCCACTTACGGAAGCCGGCTACCAATATCCGGCCGAGGATTTTAAAGAAATGAAGGCATTGGCGGGAAAAGATATTCCGGTGGTGACAATGGAGGAGTTGGGGTGA
- a CDS encoding BatD family protein: MKRTKFYFALVFIWTMVFSYAYAQEVKVALGPDEIGLNETFSVKITISNEKIKSYDQFPEIPGFQKQGVSQSSSMNVINGQVSSTNSIVQYYRPLKKGSFTLPDFTVQINGESVPSPGKTIKVTDSKQSQQRQRQRTDPFDDFFGGSERQEQEFIELDDEAFFAMSVNKDSIYMGEGFNVSLAFYMSEANQAPFDFHEPGKQLEQIVKKIKPTNAWEENFNITNIQPERVTIDGKNWTRFKVYESTFYPFNVGEVKLPSIDWEMIKYKVAKNPTFFGNNRQQDFKTFHAPGKAVYVKPLPPHPLKNEVSVGVYRIRENFETKKVETGEGVTYDFGITGEGNISTIKAPRKKNIQKLNTYDPNERQQINRGRGRVTGIKQFEYYITINEPGEVKLADHFEWIYFNTDKASYDTLRPNAVLDVVGESKINQAISGTRLGGIYDLIELEDNKLLNERFKYYFSAFINLLLAGAVILLVVLIIKKR, translated from the coding sequence ATGAAAAGAACGAAATTTTACTTTGCCCTAGTATTCATTTGGACGATGGTTTTTTCCTATGCCTATGCTCAGGAAGTAAAAGTTGCACTAGGCCCAGATGAAATAGGGTTGAATGAAACGTTCAGCGTAAAAATAACCATTTCTAATGAAAAAATAAAGTCTTATGATCAATTTCCGGAGATTCCGGGATTCCAAAAGCAAGGGGTGTCCCAGTCCTCCTCGATGAACGTGATCAATGGACAGGTGAGCAGTACCAACAGTATCGTCCAGTATTACAGACCGCTCAAAAAAGGGTCATTTACCCTGCCGGATTTTACCGTGCAGATCAATGGTGAAAGTGTGCCATCACCGGGCAAAACCATCAAGGTTACCGACTCCAAGCAGTCCCAACAGCGCCAACGTCAGCGAACCGATCCTTTTGATGATTTCTTTGGCGGGAGTGAGCGACAGGAGCAAGAGTTTATAGAGCTTGATGATGAGGCTTTCTTTGCCATGAGCGTCAATAAGGACAGTATTTACATGGGAGAGGGCTTTAATGTCAGCTTGGCTTTTTACATGTCGGAAGCTAACCAAGCACCGTTTGATTTTCACGAACCCGGTAAGCAATTGGAACAAATAGTCAAAAAAATAAAGCCCACCAATGCTTGGGAAGAAAATTTTAACATTACGAATATCCAGCCTGAACGAGTGACCATTGACGGCAAGAACTGGACACGCTTCAAAGTGTACGAGTCGACTTTCTATCCCTTCAATGTAGGCGAGGTAAAACTGCCTTCTATCGACTGGGAAATGATCAAATATAAGGTTGCCAAGAACCCTACCTTCTTTGGTAATAATCGCCAGCAGGATTTCAAGACTTTTCATGCTCCGGGCAAGGCAGTTTATGTCAAACCACTACCTCCCCATCCGCTTAAAAATGAGGTGAGTGTAGGGGTGTACAGGATACGTGAAAACTTTGAGACCAAAAAGGTGGAAACAGGAGAAGGCGTTACGTATGATTTTGGGATTACCGGGGAAGGGAATATCAGCACTATCAAGGCTCCCCGAAAGAAAAATATCCAAAAGCTCAACACCTATGACCCCAACGAACGCCAACAGATCAACAGGGGCCGCGGGCGTGTGACAGGGATCAAGCAGTTTGAGTATTATATCACCATTAATGAGCCGGGAGAGGTGAAATTGGCCGATCACTTTGAGTGGATTTATTTTAACACAGATAAAGCGAGCTACGATACTTTAAGGCCAAATGCGGTTTTGGATGTGGTGGGAGAAAGTAAAATCAACCAAGCCATCTCGGGTACCAGGCTTGGTGGGATTTATGATTTAATCGAACTTGAAGACAATAAGCTTTTAAACGAACGATTTAAGTATTATTTTTCGGCTTTTATCAACTTACTATTGGCCGGTGCAGTGATTCTACTGGTCGTATTGATTATTAAAAAGAGGTAA
- the aroC gene encoding chorismate synthase encodes MGNSFGRVFKISTFGESHGKGLGVIIDGCPAGLPIDEEFIRQELQRRKPGQSKITTQRKEEDECQILSGVFEGKSTGTPIAIVIMNTDQKSKDYSHIADKYRPSHADFTYQEKYGVRDYRGGGRSSARETAARVAAGAVAKLFLRHIGVEINAYVSQAGHIKLEKPYQELDFAEIEKNIVRCPDPEVAQDMIDYIDEIRKNRDTVGGVVSCVAKNVPVGLGEPVFDRLHADLGKSMLSINAVKGFEYGSGFEGVTMSGSEHNDAFYMDGERVRTRTNNSGGIQGGISNGEDIYFRVAFKPVATIMKDQESVNQTGDAVTVSGKGRHDPCVVPRAVPIVEAMAALVLADFLLLKRLNKLDV; translated from the coding sequence ATGGGGAATTCATTTGGAAGAGTATTTAAGATAAGCACCTTCGGCGAATCGCATGGGAAGGGGCTAGGAGTGATCATAGATGGCTGTCCGGCAGGTTTGCCGATTGATGAGGAATTTATCAGGCAGGAGCTACAACGGAGGAAGCCCGGCCAATCCAAAATTACTACCCAGCGAAAAGAAGAAGATGAATGCCAGATTCTTTCTGGGGTTTTTGAGGGAAAGAGCACAGGAACTCCCATTGCTATCGTGATCATGAACACTGATCAGAAAAGCAAGGATTATTCCCATATTGCCGATAAGTACAGGCCTTCCCATGCGGACTTTACCTACCAAGAAAAGTACGGTGTGCGCGATTACCGAGGAGGAGGGAGAAGTAGCGCCCGTGAAACAGCCGCCCGTGTGGCTGCCGGTGCGGTAGCCAAGCTGTTCCTGAGGCATATAGGGGTAGAGATCAATGCCTATGTGTCCCAAGCGGGTCATATCAAATTAGAAAAGCCTTACCAAGAGCTGGATTTTGCAGAGATAGAGAAAAACATCGTTCGCTGTCCCGATCCGGAGGTGGCCCAGGACATGATTGACTATATAGATGAGATCAGAAAAAACAGGGATACCGTAGGTGGTGTGGTCAGCTGTGTGGCAAAGAACGTTCCGGTGGGACTCGGAGAACCCGTTTTTGACCGCTTGCATGCGGATTTGGGCAAGTCCATGCTCAGCATCAATGCCGTGAAGGGATTCGAATATGGTAGTGGATTTGAAGGGGTGACCATGTCGGGATCTGAGCACAATGATGCTTTTTATATGGATGGAGAGCGGGTAAGGACCAGAACAAATAATTCAGGAGGTATCCAAGGTGGGATCTCCAATGGAGAAGATATTTATTTCCGTGTGGCTTTTAAGCCTGTGGCGACCATTATGAAAGACCAAGAGAGTGTCAACCAGACAGGAGATGCAGTGACTGTTTCCGGAAAGGGCCGGCATGATCCGTGTGTAGTTCCCCGAGCAGTACCGATCGTGGAAGCTATGGCGGCCTTGGTACTAGCGGACTTCTTATTGTTAAAGCGATTGAATAAATTGGATGTTTAG